From a region of the Phragmites australis chromosome 21, lpPhrAust1.1, whole genome shotgun sequence genome:
- the LOC133902866 gene encoding uncharacterized protein LOC133902866 — MATTPPGLAVTATDPIRSFLFSAAASGDLAADLRGLASSLSSEPALPYRSLRAIWCASSPAARPPLRGLLRGTQFVLPSPKPREKSDELKARLEKLREMQERREYAELVRDVAPASKEGSPEPFSSYKDQIGFGLHVVFVMFTGYLVGFAAFRALFNNSTVLNAAGGIIGLVGGMLVETALFIIRSSSKELTSSVPRSKKVQ; from the exons ATGGCGACCACCCCGCCAGGCCTCGCCGTCACCGCCACCGATCCCATCcgctccttcctcttctccgcCGCAGCCTCCGGGGACCTAGCCGCGGACCTCCGCGGCCTcgcttcctctctctcctcggaGCCCGCCCTCCCGTACCGCTCCCTCCGCGCCATCTGGTGCGCCTCCTCGCCCGCCGCGCGGCCGCCGCTCCGCGGCCTCCTACGGGGCACCCAGTTCGTGCTGCCCAGCCCCAAGCCTCGCGAGAAG AGCGATGAGCTCAAGGCGAGGCTGGAGAAGCTCCGGGAGATGCAGGAGAGGAGGGAGTACGCCGAGCTCGTCAGAGATGTCGCGCCGGCCAGCAAGGAGGGCAGCCCTGAGCCCTTCTCCTCCTACAAGGATCAGATCGGATTCG GGCTGCATGTTGTGTTTGTAATGTTCACGGGTTATTTGGTTGGATTTGCTGCGTTCAGAGCTCTGTTCAACAATAGTACTGTTCTG AATGCTGCTGGAGGTATCATAGGATTGGTAGGTGGCATGCTGGTGGAGACTGCGCTTTTCATCATTAGATCATCCAGTAAAGAATTGACCTCTTCTGTTCCGAGATCGAAGAAAGTTCAGTAG